In Polaromonas sp. JS666, one genomic interval encodes:
- a CDS encoding pentapeptide MXKDX repeat protein produces the protein MNKLTATLLATCMAIGSVSAFAADEMKKDAMGKDAMAMDGMKKDAMSHDAMAKDGMKKDAMGKDAMAKDGMKKDAMSHDAMAKDGMKKDEMKK, from the coding sequence ATGAATAAGCTCACCGCAACTCTGCTCGCAACCTGCATGGCCATTGGCTCTGTCTCGGCCTTCGCCGCGGACGAAATGAAGAAGGACGCCATGGGCAAAGATGCCATGGCCATGGACGGGATGAAGAAAGACGCGATGTCGCACGACGCGATGGCGAAGGATGGCATGAAGAAGGATGCCATGGGCAAAGATGCCATGGCCAAGGACGGAATGAAGAAAGATGCGATGTCGCACGACGCGATGGCGAAGGATGGCATGAAGAAGGACGAAATGAAGAAGTAA
- a CDS encoding response regulator transcription factor has translation MESAKRVLIVEDDTHIAELLRMHLQDEGYAVQHAADGNAGLRELERGSWDALVLDLMLPGVDGLEICRRARAMTRYTPIIITSARSSEVHRILGLELGADDYLAKPFSVLELVARVRALLRRTDALARNARMESGLLELGNLRVDPVAREVQVEGKSVELTPREFDLLYFFARHPGKVFSRLNLLNQVWGYQHDGYEHTVNTHINRLRMKVEADPTEPRRILTVWGRGYKLAISAMEESGE, from the coding sequence ATGGAATCCGCTAAGCGCGTTTTGATCGTCGAGGACGATACCCACATTGCGGAACTGCTCCGTATGCATCTTCAGGACGAGGGCTACGCCGTCCAGCATGCGGCAGATGGGAATGCCGGCCTGCGCGAGCTCGAACGCGGCAGTTGGGATGCGCTCGTGCTCGACCTCATGCTGCCAGGCGTCGATGGTCTCGAAATCTGTCGCCGAGCCCGAGCCATGACGCGCTATACGCCGATCATCATCACCAGCGCGCGCTCGAGCGAGGTGCATCGCATCCTGGGGCTTGAACTCGGTGCCGACGACTACCTGGCCAAGCCGTTCTCCGTACTGGAACTGGTGGCGCGGGTTCGAGCGCTGCTGCGGCGTACCGACGCGCTCGCGCGGAACGCGCGCATGGAGTCGGGCCTGCTCGAACTTGGAAACCTGCGTGTCGATCCCGTGGCACGGGAGGTGCAAGTGGAAGGTAAGTCCGTCGAGCTGACGCCACGCGAGTTTGACCTGCTTTACTTTTTCGCGCGGCACCCCGGAAAGGTGTTTTCGCGGCTGAATCTGCTCAATCAAGTATGGGGCTACCAGCACGACGGGTATGAACACACGGTCAATACCCACATCAATCGGCTTCGCATGAAGGTCGAGGCGGATCCAACGGAGCCGCGGCGTATCCTCACGGTGTGGGGGCGCGGCTACAAGTTGGCGATATCGGCCATGGAGGAGAGCGGCGAATGA
- a CDS encoding cytochrome b/b6 domain-containing protein, whose product MNRGPEHQDKAPIHPVWMRITHWLNALAVLVLGASGWRLYNAAPFFPFNIPRQLTLGGWLGGALQWHFAAMWVLGVNGLLYLAFNLATGRLLRKFFPLSPRALLADLQAALKGRLAHADPRHYNMVQRLAYLFVMVDSVLLVISGLVLWKSVQFPLLRELMGGYEGARLVHFFAMAALAAFVAVHLVMVALVPRTLLYMVRGR is encoded by the coding sequence ATGAATCGCGGCCCAGAGCACCAGGACAAAGCACCGATCCATCCCGTATGGATGCGCATCACGCACTGGTTGAATGCCCTCGCCGTGCTGGTGCTGGGTGCTAGTGGCTGGCGCCTCTACAACGCGGCGCCATTCTTCCCTTTCAACATCCCCAGGCAACTCACACTCGGGGGCTGGCTCGGCGGTGCGCTTCAATGGCACTTTGCCGCCATGTGGGTGCTGGGCGTCAATGGCCTGCTGTACCTGGCCTTCAACCTCGCCACCGGCCGCCTGCTGCGCAAGTTCTTTCCGCTCTCTCCCCGGGCCCTGCTGGCCGATCTGCAGGCCGCGCTCAAGGGCCGGCTCGCCCATGCCGACCCGCGGCATTACAACATGGTGCAGCGCCTGGCCTACCTGTTTGTGATGGTCGACAGCGTCCTGCTGGTGATCTCTGGCCTGGTGCTCTGGAAGTCGGTGCAATTCCCGCTGCTGCGCGAGCTGATGGGTGGCTACGAAGGCGCCCGGTTGGTGCACTTTTTCGCCATGGCCGCACTGGCCGCGTTTGTGGCGGTTCACCTGGTGATGGTGGCGCTGGTGCCGCGCACGCTGCTGTACATGGTTCGCGGCCGCTAA
- a CDS encoding molybdopterin-binding protein translates to MIKTPPRLAIDGDAVLKEAVSRISHASRIKEPARRDFLRRSLTLGGLSMLTGCTLVDEASIDTALMRISRMNDKVQGWLFDPNRLAPTYPDSMITRPFPFNAYYSESEVRQIEESSYRLEVTGLVADKRKWALAELRAMPQVDQVTRHICVEGWSAIGKWGGVPFASFLRRVGADLTAKYVGFKCADDYFTSIDMPTALHPQTVLALTYDGQPLPPKYGFPMKLRMPTKLGYKNPKHIQAIFVTNTYPGGYWEDQGYNWFGGS, encoded by the coding sequence ATGATCAAAACCCCTCCCCGCCTGGCCATTGACGGCGACGCCGTGCTCAAGGAAGCCGTGAGCCGAATCAGCCACGCCAGTCGCATCAAGGAGCCCGCCCGCCGCGACTTCCTGCGCCGCTCGCTCACGCTCGGCGGCCTGTCCATGCTCACGGGTTGCACGCTGGTGGATGAAGCCAGCATAGACACGGCATTGATGCGGATTTCCCGCATGAATGACAAGGTGCAAGGCTGGCTGTTTGACCCCAACCGCCTGGCCCCCACCTACCCCGACTCGATGATCACGCGCCCCTTCCCCTTCAATGCCTACTACAGCGAGAGCGAAGTGCGCCAGATCGAGGAAAGCAGCTACCGCCTGGAGGTCACCGGCCTCGTCGCCGACAAGCGCAAATGGGCGCTTGCAGAGCTGCGCGCCATGCCGCAGGTAGACCAGGTCACCCGCCACATCTGCGTCGAAGGCTGGAGCGCGATTGGCAAATGGGGCGGTGTGCCGTTTGCCAGCTTTCTGCGTCGGGTTGGTGCTGACCTGACTGCCAAATACGTCGGGTTCAAGTGCGCCGACGACTACTTCACCAGCATCGACATGCCGACCGCCCTGCACCCGCAAACCGTGCTGGCGCTCACCTACGACGGGCAGCCGCTCCCCCCCAAATACGGCTTTCCGATGAAGCTGCGCATGCCCACCAAGCTGGGCTACAAGAACCCCAAACATATCCAGGCGATTTTTGTCACCAACACCTACCCTGGCGGCTACTGGGAAGACCAGGGCTACAACTGGTTCGGAGGTAGCTGA